In the genome of Eschrichtius robustus isolate mEscRob2 chromosome 12, mEscRob2.pri, whole genome shotgun sequence, one region contains:
- the GLP1R gene encoding glucagon-like peptide 1 receptor: MAGAPGPLRLALLLLGAVGRAGPRPQGATVSLSETVEKWREYRRQCQRFLTEAPPPATGLFCNRTFDDYACWPDGPPGSFVNVSCPWYLPWASSVLQGHVYRFCTTDGLWLHKDNSSLPWRDLSECEESKRGDRNSPEQQLLSLYIIYTVGYALSFSALVIASAILLGFRHLHCTRNYIHLNLFASFILRALSVFVKDAALKWMYSTAAQQHQWDGLLSYQDSLSCRLVFLLMQYCVAANYYWLLVEGMYLYTLLALSVFSEQRIFRLYLSIGWGVPLLFVIPWGIVKYLYEDEGCWTRNSNMNYWLIIRLPILFAIGVNFLIFVRVICIVVSKLKANLMCKTDTKCRLAKSTLTLIPLLGTHEVIFAFVMDEHARGMLRFIKLFTELSFTSFQGLMVAILYCFVNNEVQMEFRKSWERWRLEHLHIQRDSSMKPFKCPTSSLSCEGTVGSSVYAASCQASCS; this comes from the exons gGTGCCACCGTGTCCCTCTCGGAGACAGTGGAGAAATGGCGAGAATACCGACGCCAGTGCCAGCGCTTCCTGACCGAGGCTCCGCCCCCAGCCACAG GCCTGTTCTGCAACCGGACCTTCGATGACTACGCCTGCTGGCCGGATGGGCCGCCGGGCTCCTTCGTGAACGTCAGCTGCCCCTGGTACCTGCCCTGGGCCAGCAGCG TGCTGCAGGGTCACGTGTACCGGTTCTGCACCACCGATGGCCTGTGGCTGCACAAGGACAACTCGAGCCTGCCCTGGAGGGACCTGTCTGAGTGCGAGGAGTCCAAGCGAGGGGACCGA AACTCCCCGGAGCAGCAGCTCCTGTCCCTTTACATCATCTACACGGTGGGCTACGCACTCTCCTTCTCTGCATTGGTCATCGCCTCAGCCATCCTCCTGGGCTTCAG ACACCTGCACTGTACCCGGAACTACATCCACCTGAACCTGTTTGCATCCTTCATCCTCCGAGCCCTGTCCGTCTTCGTCAAGGATGCAGCCCTCAAGTGGATGTACAGCACGGCCGCCCAGCAGCACCAGTGGGATGGGCTCCTTTCCTACCAG GACTCTCTGAGCTGCCGCCTGGTGTTCCTGCTCATGCAGTACTGCGTGGCGGCCAACTACTACTGGCTCCTGGTGGAGGGCATGTACCTGTACACGCTGCTGGCCCTCTCCGTCTTCTCCGAGCAGCGCATCTTCAGGCTCTACCTGAGCATAGGCTGGG GTGTTCCCCTGCTGTTTGTTATCCCCTGGGGCATTGTCAAGTACCTCTATGAGGACGAGGG CTGCTGGACCAGGAACTCCAACATGAATTACTGGCTCATCATCCGGCTGCCCATTCTCTTTGCCATCGGG GTGAACTTCCTCATCTTTGTCCGGGTTATCTGCATTGTGGTGTCCAAACTGAAGGCCAATCTCATGTGCAAGACAGACACCAAGTGCAG gCTGGCCAAGTCCACGCTGACCCTCATCCCCCTGCTGGGGACCCACGAGGTCATCTTTGCCTTCGTGATGGACGAGCACGCCCGGGGGATGCTGCGTTTCATCAAGCTGTTCACAGAGCTCTCCTTCACCTCCTTCCAG GGGCTGATGGTGGCCATCTTGTACTGCTTTGTCAACAATGAG GTCCAGATGGAGTTTCGGAAGAGCTGGGAGCGCTGGCGGCTCGAGCACCTGCACATCCAGAGGGACAGCAGCATGAAGCCCTTCAAGTGTCCCACCAGCAGCCTGAGCTGTGAGGGCACAGTGGGCAGCAGTGTGTACGCAGCCTCCTGCCAGGCCTCCTGCAGCTAA